The Falco cherrug isolate bFalChe1 chromosome 6, bFalChe1.pri, whole genome shotgun sequence genome window below encodes:
- the LOC129736382 gene encoding gallinacin-9 — protein sequence MRILFFLIAVLVFLFQTAPAYSQEAADTLACRQNRGSCSFVACSAPLVDIGTCRAGKLKCCKWTPSS from the exons ATGAGaatccttttcttcctcattgCTGTTCTCGTCTTCCTCTTCCAGACTGCTCCAG cttacAGCCAAGAAGCTGCTGACACCTTAGCATGCCGGCAAAACCGGGGCTCCTGTTCGTTTGTTGCATGCTCTGCTCCTCTGGTTGACATTGGGACCTGCCGTGCTGGGAAGCTGAAATGCTGCAAATG GACACCCAGTTCCTAG